The following proteins come from a genomic window of Cervus canadensis isolate Bull #8, Minnesota chromosome 3, ASM1932006v1, whole genome shotgun sequence:
- the YKT6 gene encoding synaptobrevin homolog YKT6 isoform X2, whose protein sequence is MTFTSQLIVERSGKGSRASVKEQEYLCHVYVRNDSLAGVVIADSEYPSRVAFTLLEKVLDEFSKQVDRKDWPTGSPDTIQYTGLDSHLSRYQNPREADPMTKVQAELDETKIILHNTMESLLERGEKLDDLVSKSEVLGIQSKAFYKTARKQNSCCAIM, encoded by the exons ATGACCTTCACAAGTCAGCTGATTGTGGAGCGCTCAGGAAAAGGCAGCCGAGCTTCTGTGAAAGAACAAG AATATCTGTGCCATGTCTACGTGAGAAATGACAGTCTTGCGGGAGTGGTCATTGCTGACAGTGAATACCCATCCCGGGTGGCTTTTACCTTGCTAGAGAAG GTACTAGACGAATTCTCCAAGCAGGTCGACAGGAAAGACTGGCCAACTGGATCCCCTGATACCATCCAGTACACAGGCCTGGACAGTCACCTCAGTAGATACCAG AACCCCCGAGAAGCTGACCCCATGACTAAAGTGCAGGCTGAACTGGATGAGACCAAGATCATCCTG CACAACACCATGGAGTCTTTATTGGAACGAGGTGAGAAGCTCGATGACCTGGTATCCAAATCCGAAGTGCTGGGAATACAGTCTAAAGCCTTCTATAAAACG GCCCGGAAACAAAACTCATGCTGTGCAATCATGTGA
- the YKT6 gene encoding synaptobrevin homolog YKT6 isoform X1, whose amino-acid sequence MKLYSLSVLYKGESKTVLLKAAYDVSSFSFFQRSSVQEFMTFTSQLIVERSGKGSRASVKEQEYLCHVYVRNDSLAGVVIADSEYPSRVAFTLLEKVLDEFSKQVDRKDWPTGSPDTIQYTGLDSHLSRYQNPREADPMTKVQAELDETKIILHNTMESLLERGEKLDDLVSKSEVLGIQSKAFYKTARKQNSCCAIM is encoded by the exons ATGAAGCTGTACAGCCTAAGCGTCCTGTATAAAGGCGAGTCCAAGACGGTGCTGCTCAAGGCCGCATACGATGTGTCCTCCTTCAGCTTTTTTCAGAGATCCAG CGTTCAGGAGTTCATGACCTTCACAAGTCAGCTGATTGTGGAGCGCTCAGGAAAAGGCAGCCGAGCTTCTGTGAAAGAACAAG AATATCTGTGCCATGTCTACGTGAGAAATGACAGTCTTGCGGGAGTGGTCATTGCTGACAGTGAATACCCATCCCGGGTGGCTTTTACCTTGCTAGAGAAG GTACTAGACGAATTCTCCAAGCAGGTCGACAGGAAAGACTGGCCAACTGGATCCCCTGATACCATCCAGTACACAGGCCTGGACAGTCACCTCAGTAGATACCAG AACCCCCGAGAAGCTGACCCCATGACTAAAGTGCAGGCTGAACTGGATGAGACCAAGATCATCCTG CACAACACCATGGAGTCTTTATTGGAACGAGGTGAGAAGCTCGATGACCTGGTATCCAAATCCGAAGTGCTGGGAATACAGTCTAAAGCCTTCTATAAAACG GCCCGGAAACAAAACTCATGCTGTGCAATCATGTGA